A single region of the Corallococcus caeni genome encodes:
- a CDS encoding GTPase, producing MKDPRALRTALASALDALPASERFPDGADADLARRLAERLRRDLLPRLGSGADDVPLLLVAIAGPNNVGKSTLFNALAKASLSPARPEGGLTKQCLAAANPETWTGALKDVLTQRYDIVPVANGTVAPVDEAGPAGRLYLVLSDAVPRGLLVMDTPDFDSVYRDNRERAEALLVTVDVLVFVVSRQTYQNAALVDFLRAAVGHGKPYLLVYNEATREDVARGHLDKLAQDVGHPPLARYLAPHQPDVEAGLKPLATQALDGRPPLAALLGQAEHARELKARALEASLSDARSELDAVARAATRAAREPERLRQRLRHDLQGIGAQAALKAVPADVLVDAFRDELDARSTFHRFVRLPFRGLATALTFVSRKVRESFTGPRPHEALPSQAVDDSLKDGLRRLVDAFAPEVAAWRGDAETREKLAQAFGPAMLGRLDASLELDALHAHAADRATLYDFCRQLVGTELQGGMREELLQALTTLVYSVPSGAAAVVTVATGGLGHDAVVWAGTLLSTPLLERFVDLLGAQVRATVTRKWADSHGATLAQAMEARFFADLLSHLDAQAEGWMRTATTLETARRAAE from the coding sequence ATGAAGGACCCTCGCGCCCTGCGCACCGCCCTCGCGTCCGCCCTGGACGCCCTGCCCGCCTCCGAGCGCTTCCCCGACGGCGCCGACGCCGACCTGGCCCGCCGCCTGGCCGAACGCCTGCGCCGCGACCTGCTGCCCCGCCTGGGCTCCGGCGCCGACGACGTTCCGCTGCTCCTGGTGGCCATCGCCGGGCCCAACAACGTCGGGAAGTCCACGCTCTTCAACGCGCTGGCGAAGGCGTCCCTGTCCCCCGCGCGCCCCGAGGGCGGCCTCACCAAGCAGTGCCTGGCCGCGGCGAACCCGGAGACGTGGACCGGAGCGCTGAAGGACGTGCTCACCCAGCGCTACGACATCGTCCCGGTGGCCAACGGGACGGTGGCGCCCGTGGACGAGGCCGGGCCCGCGGGCCGGCTGTACCTGGTGCTGTCGGACGCGGTGCCGCGCGGGCTGCTGGTGATGGACACGCCGGACTTCGACAGCGTGTACCGCGACAACCGCGAGCGGGCCGAGGCGCTGCTCGTCACGGTGGACGTGCTGGTGTTCGTGGTGAGCCGGCAGACGTACCAGAACGCGGCGCTGGTGGACTTCCTGCGCGCGGCGGTGGGCCACGGCAAGCCGTACCTGCTCGTCTACAACGAGGCCACGCGCGAGGACGTGGCGCGCGGCCACCTGGACAAGCTGGCCCAGGACGTGGGCCACCCGCCGCTCGCGCGCTACCTGGCGCCGCACCAGCCGGACGTGGAGGCGGGACTGAAGCCGCTGGCCACGCAGGCGCTGGACGGACGGCCACCGCTCGCCGCGCTGCTGGGACAGGCCGAGCATGCGCGCGAGCTGAAGGCGCGGGCGCTGGAGGCGTCGCTGTCGGATGCGCGCTCGGAGCTGGACGCGGTGGCCCGGGCGGCGACCCGCGCGGCCCGCGAGCCGGAGCGGCTGAGGCAGCGGCTGCGGCATGACCTGCAAGGCATTGGTGCGCAGGCGGCGCTCAAGGCCGTGCCCGCGGATGTCCTGGTGGATGCGTTTCGCGACGAACTGGATGCGCGCAGCACCTTCCACCGGTTCGTGCGCCTGCCGTTCCGGGGGCTGGCCACGGCGCTCACGTTCGTGAGCCGCAAGGTGCGCGAGTCCTTCACCGGGCCCCGGCCCCATGAAGCGCTACCCTCGCAGGCGGTGGATGACTCGCTGAAGGACGGGCTGCGCCGGCTGGTGGACGCCTTCGCGCCGGAGGTGGCCGCGTGGCGCGGGGACGCGGAGACGCGGGAGAAACTGGCGCAGGCCTTCGGGCCCGCGATGCTGGGCCGGCTGGACGCTTCGCTGGAGCTGGACGCGCTGCACGCGCACGCGGCGGACCGGGCGACGCTGTACGACTTCTGCCGCCAGTTGGTGGGCACCGAGCTGCAAGGCGGCATGCGCGAGGAGCTGCTCCAGGCGCTCACCACGCTGGTGTACTCGGTGCCATCCGGGGCGGCGGCGGTGGTGACGGTGGCCACGGGTGGGCTGGGGCATGACGCGGTGGTGTGGGCGGGGACGCTGCTGTCCACGCCGCTGCTGGAGCGCTTCGTGGACCTGCTGGGCGCCCAGGTGCGCGCGACGGTGACGCGCAAGTGGGCGGACTCGCACGGGGCCACGCTGGCGCAGGCCATGGAGGCGCGCTTCTTCGCGGACCTCCTGTCCCACCTGGATGCCCAGGCGGAGGGCTGGATGCGCACCGCGACCACCCTGGAAACCGCGCGGCGGGCGGCGGAGTAG
- a CDS encoding thioredoxin family protein, producing MRSLLACLLLSGSIACTATHANAPAPAEAHAEGPLPFIPDDYARALADAKAKGVPLFVDTWAPWCHTCRSMRAYVFTDKALAKHADRFVWLELNTDLTQNATFQEKYPVEFWPTFFIIDPREEKALLRFAGSATVPQLERLFEDGERAYQGGATGADALLARGDALYGERKPAEAAEALTLALAEAPADWSRRGRALESLLMAQYGAKQYVPCAQKAVAELPGVPRSLNLANSVLNGLTCALAIPEGTPEAADLRHTLEAKARDVLAPPAIDMEADDRSGLYEVLVEARKQDQDTAGAKQVAQEWLTFLEGEAAKAPNPEARTVFDSHRMLAAMTLEQPQRAIPALEQSEKDLPQDYNPPARLATLYRLSGRLDDALAANDRALARVQGARRLSVLSGRADIQVARKDTAGAVKTLEEALTFAKTLPAAQVSPRQVESLEKKLAGLKSPAAAPGAAP from the coding sequence ATGCGCTCCCTCCTCGCCTGCCTGCTTCTGTCGGGGTCCATCGCCTGCACGGCCACGCACGCCAACGCGCCCGCGCCCGCCGAGGCCCACGCCGAAGGCCCTCTGCCCTTCATCCCGGATGACTACGCCCGCGCGCTCGCGGACGCGAAGGCGAAGGGCGTGCCCCTGTTCGTCGACACCTGGGCGCCGTGGTGTCACACGTGCCGCTCCATGCGCGCGTATGTCTTCACGGACAAGGCGCTGGCGAAGCACGCGGACCGCTTCGTGTGGCTGGAGCTCAACACCGACCTGACCCAGAACGCGACGTTCCAGGAGAAGTACCCGGTGGAGTTCTGGCCCACCTTCTTCATCATCGACCCGCGCGAGGAGAAGGCCCTGCTGCGCTTCGCCGGCAGCGCGACGGTGCCGCAGTTGGAGCGCCTCTTCGAGGACGGCGAGCGCGCCTATCAGGGCGGTGCCACCGGCGCGGACGCGCTGCTCGCCCGGGGTGACGCCCTCTACGGGGAGCGCAAGCCCGCGGAGGCCGCCGAGGCCCTGACGCTCGCGCTCGCGGAGGCCCCCGCCGACTGGTCCCGCCGGGGCCGCGCGCTGGAGTCGCTGCTGATGGCGCAGTACGGGGCGAAGCAGTACGTGCCCTGCGCGCAGAAGGCGGTGGCGGAGCTGCCGGGGGTGCCGCGCTCGCTCAACCTGGCCAACAGCGTCCTCAACGGCCTCACCTGCGCGCTGGCCATCCCCGAGGGCACGCCCGAGGCCGCGGACCTGCGCCACACGCTGGAGGCGAAGGCGCGCGACGTGCTGGCGCCGCCCGCCATCGACATGGAGGCGGATGACCGCTCCGGCCTGTACGAGGTGCTGGTGGAGGCGCGCAAGCAGGACCAGGACACTGCGGGCGCGAAGCAGGTGGCGCAGGAGTGGCTGACGTTCCTGGAGGGCGAGGCCGCGAAGGCGCCGAACCCCGAGGCGCGCACGGTGTTCGACTCGCACCGCATGCTCGCGGCGATGACGCTGGAGCAGCCGCAGCGGGCCATCCCCGCGCTGGAGCAGAGCGAGAAGGACCTGCCCCAGGACTACAACCCGCCCGCGCGGCTCGCGACGCTGTACCGCCTGTCGGGCCGGCTCGACGACGCGCTCGCCGCGAACGACCGGGCCCTGGCGCGGGTGCAGGGAGCGCGGCGGCTGTCCGTGCTCTCCGGCCGCGCGGACATCCAGGTCGCGCGCAAGGACACCGCGGGCGCGGTGAAGACGCTGGAGGAGGCGCTGACCTTCGCGAAGACGCTGCCCGCCGCGCAGGTGTCCCCGCGTCAGGTGGAGTCGCTGGAGAAGAAGCTCGCCGGGCTCAAGTCGCCGGCCGCTGCTCCAGGCGCGGCGCCGTAG
- a CDS encoding metallophosphoesterase → MDDALLRKALARADAAVAEGPHAVATDGQRRTLHVAMGDPQADFDRVLSILSLHGLLDGDGGLRPDVCLVSVGDHFDWGPAADRERVARSALRWVAWLASHPADQAVLLLGNHDLGRVGELADFTDATFRAAQVDADRVYAGDDTDAAAERAFLQRWPGLPSAELAARDFSTWTEEQRAWVEHLLRARRFRVAHAAGDSLLVLHAGVTREDLEVVGLEPGRWADARAVAEALNGVMDRAVEAWKSGPLVLPGLHHPGNAKDGEGVGIFYQRPSLAAEDAERVRGTPRRRFDPRRLPLGLSQVVGHTRDKRVRELVGVPGPARDGVLRHLVTDGTRVDYAHGPPPMTGPGEAVMVFTDGAMREGRAEDFELFDLDARRAVPRVP, encoded by the coding sequence ATGGATGACGCGCTCTTGAGGAAGGCGCTGGCTCGCGCCGACGCGGCGGTGGCGGAGGGGCCGCACGCGGTCGCGACGGATGGCCAGCGCCGCACGCTGCACGTGGCGATGGGGGACCCGCAGGCGGACTTCGACCGGGTGCTGTCCATCCTCTCGCTGCACGGGTTGCTGGATGGGGATGGAGGGCTGCGCCCGGACGTGTGCCTGGTGTCCGTGGGCGACCACTTCGACTGGGGTCCCGCGGCCGACCGCGAGCGCGTGGCCCGGAGCGCGCTGCGGTGGGTGGCGTGGCTCGCGTCCCATCCGGCGGATCAAGCGGTGCTGCTCCTGGGCAACCACGACCTGGGGCGCGTGGGAGAGCTGGCGGACTTCACCGATGCGACCTTCCGCGCCGCGCAGGTGGACGCGGACCGGGTCTACGCGGGGGATGACACCGACGCGGCGGCGGAGCGGGCCTTCCTCCAGCGCTGGCCCGGGTTGCCGAGCGCGGAGCTGGCGGCGCGGGACTTCAGCACCTGGACCGAGGAGCAGCGCGCGTGGGTGGAGCACCTGCTGCGCGCACGGAGGTTCCGCGTCGCGCATGCGGCCGGGGATTCGCTGCTGGTGCTGCACGCGGGCGTCACGCGCGAGGACCTGGAGGTCGTGGGGCTCGAGCCTGGGCGGTGGGCGGACGCGCGCGCGGTGGCGGAGGCGCTCAACGGGGTGATGGACCGGGCGGTGGAGGCGTGGAAGAGCGGGCCGCTCGTGCTGCCGGGGTTGCACCATCCGGGCAATGCGAAGGATGGCGAGGGAGTGGGCATCTTCTACCAGCGGCCCAGCCTGGCCGCGGAGGATGCGGAGCGCGTGCGGGGGACGCCCCGGCGCAGGTTCGATCCCCGGCGCTTGCCGCTGGGGTTGTCCCAGGTGGTGGGCCACACGCGAGACAAGCGGGTGCGGGAGCTGGTGGGGGTGCCGGGCCCCGCGCGGGATGGCGTGCTGCGCCACCTGGTGACGGATGGGACGCGCGTGGACTACGCGCACGGACCGCCGCCAATGACGGGCCCGGGTGAAGCGGTGATGGTCTTCACGGATGGCGCCATGCGCGAGGGACGCGCGGAGGACTTCGAGCTGTTCGACCTGGACGCCCGTCGCGCGGTGCCGCGGGTCCCGTGA
- a CDS encoding helix-turn-helix transcriptional regulator translates to MIDLISEDQRLLQELEGLLEGLEPGSEALPAVLTALRGALRAERTAAYGVDVGPDRYHTAFVYGAGFPQPSSALSEAFDAALPPAGSRFGYFDPARPPLAQRNRAMRFSPLGMPEPLRALPITGEGEGPLWERLGLSEAEWEHARAQLAGNASNLYRRLGLEHLAQLRVLVCEGDMMLGWVGAFRSEPFTEREQRLLQALTPAIQRRMAMDRRLREAGLLGPALGAALEVLGRPAWVVTFSGRVMHANKAGQARWEQDSQALAAQVRECLRSPPGTGPLFSSGPLRTQGLPDHYLVLDPGPPMEPTSRLPVLTQRWGLTAREAQVLEHVVQGETNKAIALHLGCAERTVEVHVTHLLNKAQVESRSALISRFFQS, encoded by the coding sequence GTGATTGATTTGATTTCCGAGGACCAACGCCTCTTGCAGGAGCTGGAGGGCCTGCTGGAGGGGCTGGAGCCCGGCTCCGAGGCACTGCCGGCGGTCCTCACCGCGCTCCGTGGCGCCCTGCGCGCGGAGCGGACGGCGGCCTACGGCGTGGATGTGGGCCCGGACCGCTATCACACGGCCTTCGTGTACGGCGCGGGCTTCCCGCAGCCGTCCTCGGCCCTTTCGGAGGCCTTCGACGCGGCCCTGCCACCGGCGGGGAGCCGGTTCGGCTATTTCGATCCCGCGCGTCCGCCGCTGGCCCAGCGCAACCGGGCGATGCGCTTCTCACCGCTGGGCATGCCGGAGCCCCTGCGGGCCCTGCCCATCACCGGCGAGGGCGAGGGGCCGCTGTGGGAGCGGCTGGGGCTGAGCGAGGCCGAGTGGGAGCACGCGCGGGCGCAGCTGGCCGGGAACGCCTCGAACCTGTACCGGCGTCTGGGATTGGAGCACCTGGCGCAGCTGCGGGTGCTGGTGTGCGAAGGCGACATGATGCTGGGCTGGGTGGGCGCCTTCCGGTCCGAGCCCTTCACGGAGCGGGAGCAGCGGCTGCTCCAGGCGCTGACGCCCGCCATCCAGCGGCGCATGGCCATGGACCGGCGGCTGCGCGAGGCGGGCCTGCTGGGCCCGGCCCTGGGCGCGGCGCTGGAGGTGCTGGGGCGGCCCGCGTGGGTCGTCACGTTCAGCGGCCGGGTGATGCACGCCAACAAGGCGGGGCAGGCGCGGTGGGAGCAGGACTCGCAGGCGCTGGCGGCGCAGGTGCGCGAGTGTCTGCGGAGCCCGCCGGGCACGGGGCCACTGTTCTCCTCCGGCCCGCTGCGCACGCAGGGGCTGCCGGACCACTACCTGGTGCTGGACCCCGGCCCCCCGATGGAGCCGACGTCGCGCCTGCCGGTGCTGACCCAGCGCTGGGGGCTCACCGCGCGCGAGGCGCAGGTGCTGGAGCACGTGGTGCAGGGGGAGACGAACAAGGCCATCGCCCTGCACCTGGGCTGCGCCGAGCGCACGGTGGAGGTGCACGTCACGCACCTCCTGAACAAGGCGCAGGTGGAGAGCCGCTCCGCGCTCATCTCCCGCTTCTTCCAGTCCTGA
- a CDS encoding amino acid deaminase/aldolase, producing MSRDYAWYARALEGRRLPLAFADVDLLDENAAALLRRAGGLPVRVATKSVRCVALLRRVLDGHPGFQGLMCFSADEAVRLRERGFTDLLMGYPVVDAEALAELCRPPAPVTLMVDSAEHVALAARAARGQGTRAPLCLDVDLSVDLPGLRFGVHRSPVRSPEDALAVAKRIAAEGDAVFLAGVMGYEAQLAGVPDAAAHAGAKNVVIRALKRASVGRVHARRQAVVAALKEAGFAPRFVNGGGTGSLESTREDASVTELTAGSGLYSPALFDGYRGFHHQPAVAFAIPVTRRPGPGLFTLQGGGYVASGSAGVDKLPVPYLPEGAKLLPLEGAGEVQTPIAYTGPVPLPLGAPVFFRHAKAGEVCEHFRTLLLISGGRVVEEVPTYRGEWG from the coding sequence ATGTCGCGTGATTACGCCTGGTACGCCCGGGCCCTGGAGGGGCGGCGGCTGCCGCTGGCCTTCGCGGACGTGGACCTCCTGGACGAGAACGCGGCGGCGCTGCTGCGGCGCGCGGGGGGCCTGCCCGTGCGGGTGGCCACGAAGTCGGTGCGGTGCGTGGCGCTGCTGCGGCGCGTGCTCGACGGGCATCCCGGCTTCCAGGGCCTCATGTGCTTCAGCGCCGACGAGGCCGTGCGCCTGCGCGAGCGCGGCTTTACCGACCTGCTCATGGGCTACCCCGTCGTGGATGCCGAGGCCCTGGCGGAGCTGTGCCGGCCGCCAGCGCCCGTGACGCTGATGGTGGACTCGGCCGAGCACGTGGCGCTCGCGGCCCGGGCGGCCCGGGGGCAGGGGACGCGCGCCCCGCTGTGCCTGGACGTGGACCTGTCCGTGGACCTGCCGGGCCTGCGCTTCGGGGTGCACCGCTCGCCGGTGCGCTCGCCGGAGGACGCGCTGGCGGTGGCGAAGCGCATCGCGGCGGAAGGGGACGCCGTGTTCCTCGCGGGCGTCATGGGCTACGAGGCGCAGCTCGCGGGCGTGCCGGACGCCGCCGCGCACGCGGGGGCGAAGAACGTGGTCATCCGCGCGCTCAAGCGGGCCTCCGTGGGCCGCGTGCACGCGCGCAGGCAGGCGGTGGTGGCCGCGCTGAAGGAAGCGGGCTTCGCGCCACGCTTCGTGAACGGCGGCGGCACGGGCAGCCTGGAGTCCACGCGCGAGGACGCGAGCGTCACCGAGCTGACCGCGGGCAGCGGCCTGTACTCGCCCGCGCTCTTCGACGGCTATCGCGGCTTCCACCACCAGCCCGCGGTGGCGTTCGCCATCCCCGTCACGCGGCGCCCGGGGCCGGGCCTCTTCACGCTCCAGGGCGGCGGCTACGTGGCCTCTGGCTCGGCGGGCGTGGACAAGCTGCCGGTGCCCTACCTGCCCGAGGGCGCGAAGCTCCTCCCGCTGGAAGGCGCGGGCGAGGTGCAGACGCCCATCGCCTACACGGGCCCGGTGCCGCTGCCCCTGGGCGCGCCGGTGTTCTTCCGGCACGCGAAGGCGGGCGAGGTGTGCGAACACTTCCGCACGCTGCTGCTCATCTCCGGGGGCCGCGTCGTGGAGGAGGTTCCAACCTACCGGGGCGAATGGGGGTGA